Genomic segment of Zingiber officinale cultivar Zhangliang chromosome 11B, Zo_v1.1, whole genome shotgun sequence:
TATCACTTGGATGCTTGTTTAGCAGTGGTTTGAGCAAACACACTTTTCCTTCTAATTGTTGTGATTCTTTTGTTCAATCAGGTTGTTTCCGAAAAACAGTTGGTTAAACAGCTGCAGAAGGAAGTAGCGAGACTTGAAGCAGAATTGCGCACGCCAGAAGCTTCTGCAAGCTTTGAAGCTCTTCTAATGGAGAAAGAGTTGAAAATTAAGCAGGTAATTATACTTCAACAAAATCTCATTTCATCTTTGCTGTACGTACTGCATATTATTATTATGAAAACAGAATAGTAAGTGAATTTATCTTCATAATCAGATGGAAATGGAGATGGAAACTCTGAAAAGAGATAGGGACCTTACCCGATCCCAATTAGATCAATTACGTTCTAAAATGGGTAATTGTCAGGTAATGCTAAGAATTCCTAATTCTGATAAGCGTTTGCTGTTGTATCTGTTGCAATCCTAATCCATGGATTTATATATATGGTATTTTTACCTCAGGGACTGAATCCATTTGATTCTCTGCCTCAAGGTTTGAATCCATTTGATTCATCCCCTTGTCGAGTGGTAAAATCTCTTACCTTTTCCGGCTTGTCACCAAATGGAAATGACAAGAGTCACAAAAAGGCAGAACGGACAAGAAACCCGATGAGGCAATCTTCAACTATTCCATCCATGCTTGTGCATGAAATTCGAAAACTTGAACAATTACAAGAGCAGCTTGGAGAGGAGGCTAATAGAGCTCTAGAGGTTTTGCAGAAAGAGGTGGCTTGTCATAGACTAGGTAACCAAGATGCTGCAGAAACTATTGCCAAACTTCAAGTAGAAATTCGAGAAATGCGTACCTTCAAATCCCCTAGTACAGAGGTTGGCACCTGCAGCATGGATGCCAACCAGAGTTCGGGAGCAAACCTGAAAGAAGAAATTACAAGACTCCATACACAGGGAAGTTCTATTGCCAGTCTTGAGGAGAAGTTGGAAAGTGTCCAGAAGTCTTTAGACAAGCTAGTCATGTCTCTTCCTGGCAACAATCATTCTAATGAAGCGACTCCAAAATCTTCAAAGtcccaaatcaagaagaagaagatgcttcCTTTGACCATGAGTAGTAATGCTAACCGACCTCATCTTATAAGAGCCCCATGCTCGCCTTTGTCAGCCTCCCGGCAGGTGTTGGAATCTGAGGTGGAGAACAGGGTCCCAGAAACTGATACTGAATCCCACGAGAACATATTGGGTTCAGAGAAAGCTACTCCATCTAAGAGCGAAGATGGTGGAGATATCTCATCAAGGGATGGCACACCGCGCTATCATCGTTCCAGTTCTGTAAACATGAAAAAGATGCAACAAATGTTTCAGAATGCTGCAGAAGAAAATGTGAGGAGCATAAGAGCATATGTCACAGAACTAAAAGAACGAGTGGCTAAGCTTCAGTATCAAAAACAGCTGTTGGTTTGCCAGGTATGAAAACTAACTCCTTATCTCAATGTTTAATGCTTTCTGTAAGATAGCGGATTTACCTTTTATAAAGAGTATTTCTTAACTACTCGCTTGACCTCAATGGCCCCAGGTGTTGGAACTAGAGACAAACGAGTCTGCAGGACATGATGCAGCAGAGGGTGATGATAATATGTCAGAACTAGATAAATCCCCCGATGCATGGAATCTCAGATTCGAGGAACAAATGCATCAGATCATTAATTTATGGGACATTTGCCATGTATCAATAATACACCGCACCCAATTTTATTTGCTATTCAGAGGTGCCCCTGCTGATCAGATATACATTGAAGTAGAAGTTAGAAGATTGACATGGCTGCAACAGCACTTTTCTGAAATCGGTAATGCGAGTCCTGCTCAATTGGGGGATGATTCGACAATTACTCTCTCCTCAAGGTCTGAAAATTTTCATCATTATGCTAcacattttttgaaataaataaataaattttcatgctAACAATGATTTTTTTGTTATGCTTCATTTTAGCCTGATTTTCAACTTCTTGTTTTGTCGTTAGCAGTATTAAAGCCTTGAGACATGAAAGGGAGTTCCTGGCTAAGAGGATGCAATCAAGATTGACCGAGGACGAACGACAGCGATTGTACATCCAGTGGCAAGTGCCCCTCGAAGGGAAGCAAAGAAAGCTTCAGCTGGTCAACAAGCTGTGGACAGACCCAAACGATACAGCCCACATTGAAGCAAGTGCTGATATAGTGGCTCGCCTGGTAGGTTTCTGTGAGGGAGGAAACGTGACCAAGGAGATGTTTGAACTCAATTTTGCACTGCCTTCTTGCAAAAAACCATTGCTTCTTGGTTGGCAGCCTATATCAAACTTTCTAAGGCTATGATTTGGAGCCTCTCAGGGAATGTCATACTCCATGAGGTCATCCTAATGCTGTGATAGAGGTAGAAGTGAGTTAGCTGGGATGGTCTCAGGCTCTCAACTAACAAAGAGGACATGCTGGGGGCAAAACGGAGGCGAAGTCGTTTCCAAAAATATAGGAAATCAATTGTATTCGAAGATAATTAGAATGCAGTTGCTCTGTATAAATGGTGCAGTTAATGAGCATTTTTTCTCGCGGAGAAACATTAAAAATGTACGTTGATTCTTTCTGCTTATTTCATACGTGTTAGCCTGCTGTAGATTAGTGCTGATTATTCCTTCTTTTGTTATTTTGTTTGTTTGGGCAAAATACCAATACACGTGCGCCTTTTTCCACtaaaaagttaattaataaaACTAACATAATTTACGTGTATTTTATATCTctcataaaataatatcaaaacTATCTTATATAAATTTATCTAATCCTTTATAAGTTAATGACATAGTGGTACTGTGCCAAAATCTACATTGAGATTTTTTAGGGTTTAGAGAGAAAAATCTACATTAAGTTGCTAATGAAGAAAtttgtaaaattaaattaatcattaaaaAAGGAATTGATATGGATTCTTAATTATTAGTTTGTTAGTAAGTTTATCGGCAGGCTAGCCTCGATGTTATCTCTTGGCGGAGGCGGCGTAAGGCTGACGTGCGGCTATCTTCACTGGCCCCTACGCACCCCGTCCAGGATCCACTTGCTGCGCGATGCGCGACCTGGACATGGCACCGACCTGCGCATGACTTTGAGGACAGCCTCTGGGAATAAGTCCTCGGTCGCCGAGTCGGTGGCGGGGCCAAggtacttttcttttaaatcgaGTCGATAGAATGTCAAAGTAAAAAGTAAACCTAAAGTAGCTTTACCGCGTAACAACAGAAGGGAACTAAAAAACGAATCATAGCGCATCCCTAAATTCTGATCGATGTCGGGGCTTTCCAAGACCTGGGACCTTTGTCATGTCCCTAAAGGCTAGGCTCCATGTCCATCTGGACCGGTACCTCACTACACCGCATCACATTCGATCTAGGCCGACCTGTATGCGGTTTGACAATAAGCTCATGTGCGATGTGAGAAATTCTCGCCTTGCGCAACTATCACCTCCTGATCCCATGTACTCGGCCCGCGTTCCGACCGATCGGACGACAACAGCGCCGTCCAGCACATCTTATTTCCAAGATTGAGGCCCTTGTGTACTGCATCACTGCAAAGTTGAACTCTCTCTACGTGCATCCGCGCCTGGTGCCTTGGTGTGCTGCATCCCGCTACAGTATGTTGCCACTATCCGCACGGCCGTCGCGGCGGCCGTTCGACTCGAACCCAAATTCCATGCATCAGCATGTCCATCCCACACGGGACGCCACTCTAATCTATCAGGTCGGACCTCTATCGCAAAATCGACTTGCTCTGGCTGCGCTAAAATCCGTCTAAAAATCCTGTACTGTGATCCCGATCTGTCCATCGTCGAAAAACTGCTTCCCGATGCAGCCAGGGTCCACTTCGACTGATCAGTCTGTCGACCAGTTACCGCTTGGACGTTGCCGTCTTGCAGGAGTGTCCACTGTATCCTCGCAGAATCCGATGCACAATAGCTAGGTCTGGTCAGACGCTGGCCGCGAGGCTAGGCTCGAATCTCGACACAAAGTCCTTCGACTACTTGACGTATATGTCTTGTGATACCGTGTCCATGGTGCGCATCCTTTGTACGTGATCTAGACCGCCTGCACATTCGCTAATGTCTTGACAGTTGGTTGGCCGCTAGTTGGAAATAAACAGCAGAAGCACAGTTCAGTCATCTTCTATCAGATTGGCAACTGCACTGTACTCTTAGACATCCTGCCATCTTCTGTATCCTGGTTGATTTACAGATGTGGGTCCATAACGCTGGCCTGAAATCGAACTTGTATCCACACCAGTCCATCGAAACCCACTTTATGACGGTCACCACTGTGTAAAGGCTGACTGGTCCATCCGAACCTGCACGATGTATCCCTATCCTCGGCGGCTTCGCAAGGCGCATGCGCCGCAGCTAGACCTTGACACTCACTTTTATCCTCGATCTACCAGACGCATGTCTCGGGACCCGCCAGACGAGCTAGAAATTTAGAAATCCTCTTGTTTATCTCCCGATCCCAGGCTAGTCGTGTGTCTGCTGACAATGGGAAGCACTCTCCCTAACTCGCAATTGACAAACTGGTCTTACTTACTCATAGCTGCATACGTCGCACCGAGGAGTGCAGAATTCAAGTGATCTGATTCTACTTCCGCATGTTTAAGTTACCATACATCTCAACAAAATATACACCACAACCAACTACGGTGATCAATTTACCGGTTGGACCACGCAGCTGATAACCAACTGTAAATATCCTTCTACCCACTTCCCCACCGTACAGTAACCGCAAGCTAGGTGATACGACCATATACGTGTACACACACACCATACCTGCGCGACACGGACATTCGACTATACTAACATGTCGAAGAGAATTGGACCACCACATCGATTATTTCTCCGGCCAAAATAAGATGTAAGGTCGGATTGTTCGAATGGCGGTTTTAGGGTGTGGTGGGAGATGGGGTAGGCATCCATGATTCATCTACACTCGCTACAACGGCAAAGGAAAACCATTTGtgtgggtggtggtggtggaacTCAACCTTAGGGTATAGGAAGATAGGTGTATGAAAATAACATGTAAACAGAGAAGAATCCACAAGTATTACTATGTCtcacaaaataaaattatagagatATGCTCGCCTACCATCTAAATCATATCCTAGACTAGCTAGCGAGTAATCAAGTACTAATCATCGATGGGTCACTAGAGATCCACTCATCACTAACCTGAGGCCATAGAGGCAGGTATATAAACATTTTCAATAAATAAACCAAAGTCTAAACAACCCACCCACCTGTATATCTCAACAGAACGCGCAATAACGGCAATGATGCGTAAAGATATACAAATAAGCATGTGTAAAAGTACAGTAAGAGACAGTAGTAGTAAACAGTAAACACGGCAAAGATCATAATTAACAGGTAATCACCAATCTTCTTCACACCTCCACCTCTTGCACCACTACTCAGACCATGGTGTCTCTTCGTGACAACCACAAGTACTAGGCCACTCCCTGTATTGGACCTAGGATGGCACGGGGAGCCTGCTACAAACGGTGGCTGACGAGTACTGAAACCCGCCAAGCATGAAGCACACTCGAACCACCGACACCGTGATCCGCATCACCCACTGGTATACGTGGATGGATGCGGTGACCGCGACCATGCGGCGGCTGCATGGTTAGTCACTTGCACACGGAGGTATGACACGGCTGAAAGGTATCGAGTCAATATAGAGTATACTCACTACTACAGTAGAAGTAGTAACACGGACGGTACAAACAAAACAATGGCTTACGTAATTAAGCACATCAAGTACAAACACGAGTAGTATGCTAGCAGAACAAAAGTTTGGTGGGGTAGAAACGGTGGAAGTATCAAGCTAAGAAAATaaaagagtggagtcaaggtaaactcTTATCCAAACATAGCTCATGCGAAAGTTCAAAACTAGAGAACCACAGATACCCGCCTTTACTGCTTATTCCACTTCTAAACCGCTATGGCCTTTGGCGCTGGCGCTTGGCTGCATCCCCGGAACAAATCACGTGatatataatttagctaatttcataaacaacaactagctaaacccaaacaaacctaattagggaaaaaaaatcctaatccaactatgaacctcgattcacccaaatccATCCAGGAATCTAAGACTAGCATGCCAAAATAAAACCAATATCGAAATCATCTCACAATCTTCCAAATCTATCCAGAATCCAAGGTTATCTGTCGAAACCAAAACAATATTGAGGTTGATTCAGAATATACAAATCTGTCCAGAAATCCAAAGTTGACTTGCCAAATAAAAACCACATCAAGATCGACTCACAACCCTTTCCCCAAACCTGACCAAAACCATAACTACCACAAAACAAGAACACCACAGCTAAACACACCATCAAAACATGTCATAGAATTGCAATTCATCTCAACACGAGAACATGAAACCAAATCCAGTACCCTACACCAAAAATCTGTCCACTATATCACAACTAGCTTGAGAAGACCCAAATTCGCAGCAGGAATGAGAGGAACAAGATAGAAAACATAACCTCGATGCCCTAACGAGTATAACCTCCGATTCATCTCACGATCATACCAACAAAACACTCATTCGTACCTACTAGAAGAATCTACTTACCGGATCGGTTAGGGCACGGCTCGGAGGGAAGAGGACCGTCAGTtgtggtgctcgcgtgaggaaGAGAGGCCGATGGCTAGGGCTCGTCACGACCGGCGGTGGTGCGGCGTCTCTAGTGCTGCCGTGAGGAGAGGCCAGCGGATGAAGGTGGTCAGAAGTGCTCCCTCCAGCAGCGACAGCGGTACTGGCCGGAGATGCTCTCTGCCCTTCTGCCCGTGAGGAGAAGCTGGGTGTCCAACTCGATTTGGATGAAGGTAGAAGAAGATGGAGAGGGGGAAGAGAGGGTCGGACGTCCGACGACAGTGAAGGATGGAGCCGCCGACccttggtggaggagagggaggtgCGGCAGTGGCGGCGTCGCGGGATGGCTCGGGGAAAGGGGTTGTCCGCGTGGGGAGTTAGGGCACGAGGAGATTCTTTTATAACTTAGGGAAATTTTAAGCAGAatgcattttaaaaaaatagttaggCTTTCTTACCATCCTTTATACCACAAattccatgatttttttttttatacttcTAAGTCATTTGCATTGAACTCATTCATCCAAAGAAAATATCAGTATCATCCTTAACTTCAGTTTGTATCCATAAGACTTGTATCATAACTGAGAACCAGCCTTGAGGATTCTACACCTTAAGAATGTTCTAGGATAGGTTATTCAGCACTCATATAATGTGAGCATGAACATCTATAAATTATGTTGTATACAAAATATAGATATGAGTATGCTCTCTACATATAGAAAGTCCTCATCGAGAATTGCATTCTACTTAGAGACAACATAATATCTTGAAAGGACAATAAGCAAACTGTTGGAACCAAGTAGAGTGCAAAAGTATAATATAAAGTCATAGCTCCAGCTACATAATCCAACTAGATTAtttactatccactacccaactagtAATACTAGTGGCATGATAGGGAAAATCTCATAAAACTGTAGTCCATGATCTCTACTAAGATTTGACGGACCTAAGCAATGGCTGACCCAACATGTCATATATGGTATAAGCAACTAAACATGTACACATGGTATAATCAACTAGCCAAGTTCTAATAACGATGTATGATAACCGTATACAAAcgtacctcctatagcttggaaatTCCCACAACtcgaaagtcacatcgagaaatcaaattataaaagaaaatcgAACAAAATGAGCTACCGGTCATCCTGATACATTGGTATCGAACTCAAAATAATCATAAATCAATTTCAGACTGGCAGATTTCGATTTCATAAGATTTAACGGGACTCCCAGGCCTCTGAACATCCTTCCAGCCAAAACCAACGAAGGCCAAAGTACCACTAAGTAGAGAGCCGGCCGGACTACAGGTCACACGGGGCGAGGTGGTCTGCCATCAGGTGGGCATGGACGATAGCCCAAGGAGCCACATGGGTGGTGCAAGGACCAGCGGATTGGAGTGTTGCCGTGACCCCCAAGTGCTCAACATGCGAGCTAAGCCGTCTTAATGCAGCGGGCAACAACCCGCCCCAAACCCCGTGAGTAAATGCTCCGTGTCTCTCGACCTCTCTGCACACAGACTTGACCGCTAACTCGCTAACACTCATCCATGACCGCTTGCGAACTGTTAACCTTCTGACTCGTGATCACGTTACTACGTACACGACCCTAGGCCTCCCGACTCGAGCCTCGAGGCGTGAAGCGACCTAACCCTCGAGGCTTGACTCCTAACTCTGTGGTCTTGACTTGACCACATCTCTCATCACCAGTGCCGTATCAAGTCTCCTCCCTCGAGTTCAGTCCGATGTGCTGTCTCGGTACGGACTGATGCTGGTCCAGCTGGAGCAGCTTGGCATACATCCGCTACTATCGACGACCTTCCTTCCCAATATCCACATTTTATCACCCATTAAAAAGATAGAATGGATTTATAAATGTCTTTACGACCTCTCTTGACTCTCCATCTATCTTGTGACCTTTTAGTCCCCTCGCGTGCATTCCATGTTCCAATCCCTCCACCTTCTCTCTAAA
This window contains:
- the LOC122033567 gene encoding kinesin-like protein KIN-7A; translated protein: MMTSARMPSTPASKIERMPICTPGGSKVKEEKIFVTVRVRPLSKKELSLKDQEAWECVDDNKIVFKMAAQDRSNLPTSYTFDRVFGPTCLTERVYEEGAKDVALSALTGINATIFAYGQTSSGKTYTMRGIAEKAVNDIYKHILDTPERDFTVKISAMEIYNEIVRDLLKPDSGPLRLLDDPERGTIVDKLEEETVKDSQHLRHLIEICEAQRQVGETALNDNSSRSHQIIRLTVESVMRENSDCVKSFVANLNFVDLAGSERAGQTHASGSRLKEGCHINRSLLNLTTVIRTLSQGKQGVHIPYRNSKLTRILQSSLGGNARTAIICTMSPALGHVEQSRNTLFFATCAKEVMNTARVNVVVSEKQLVKQLQKEVARLEAELRTPEASASFEALLMEKELKIKQMEMEMETLKRDRDLTRSQLDQLRSKMGNCQGLNPFDSLPQGLNPFDSSPCRVVKSLTFSGLSPNGNDKSHKKAERTRNPMRQSSTIPSMLVHEIRKLEQLQEQLGEEANRALEVLQKEVACHRLGNQDAAETIAKLQVEIREMRTFKSPSTEVGTCSMDANQSSGANLKEEITRLHTQGSSIASLEEKLESVQKSLDKLVMSLPGNNHSNEATPKSSKSQIKKKKMLPLTMSSNANRPHLIRAPCSPLSASRQVLESEVENRVPETDTESHENILGSEKATPSKSEDGGDISSRDGTPRYHRSSSVNMKKMQQMFQNAAEENVRSIRAYVTELKERVAKLQYQKQLLVCQVLELETNESAGHDAAEGDDNMSELDKSPDAWNLRFEEQMHQIINLWDICHVSIIHRTQFYLLFRGAPADQIYIEVEVRRLTWLQQHFSEIGNASPAQLGDDSTITLSSSIKALRHEREFLAKRMQSRLTEDERQRLYIQWQVPLEGKQRKLQLVNKLWTDPNDTAHIEASADIVARLVGFCEGGNVTKEMFELNFALPSCKKPLLLGWQPISNFLRL